In Actinobacillus indolicus, a single genomic region encodes these proteins:
- a CDS encoding rod shape-determining protein: MFKKFLGLFSNDLSIDLGTANTLIYVKGQGIVLDEPSVVAVRQDRIGSLKSIAAVGSNAKSMLGRTPKSILAIRPMKDGVIADFYVTEKMLQHFIKQVHSNNFMRPSPRVLVCVPAGATQVERKAIKESAIGAGAREVYLIEEPMAAAIGAGLPVAEAAGSMVIDIGGGTTEVAVLSLNGIVHSASVRIGGDKFDEAIIAYVRRHYGSAIGETTAERIKKEIATAYIQNEDEIRTIEVHGHNLAEGAPRTFELSSKEVLEAIEQPLNGIVEAVKGVLEQCPPELAADIFARGMVLTGGGALLQNLDVLLSEATGVPVIVAEDPLTCVARGGGKALEMIDMHGGDLFSDDN; this comes from the coding sequence ATGTTTAAAAAATTTCTTGGATTATTTTCTAACGATCTTTCGATCGACCTTGGTACTGCAAACACCTTAATTTATGTTAAAGGACAAGGAATTGTACTTGATGAACCTTCAGTCGTTGCGGTACGTCAGGATCGTATAGGTTCATTAAAAAGTATTGCCGCTGTGGGCAGTAATGCAAAATCCATGTTAGGTCGTACTCCAAAAAGTATCTTAGCAATTCGTCCGATGAAAGATGGTGTAATTGCAGACTTCTATGTAACAGAAAAAATGTTGCAACATTTCATAAAACAAGTACATAGCAACAATTTTATGCGCCCAAGCCCGCGTGTGTTAGTTTGTGTTCCTGCTGGTGCGACGCAAGTAGAACGTAAGGCAATTAAAGAATCTGCAATTGGTGCGGGTGCACGTGAAGTTTATTTAATTGAAGAACCAATGGCAGCAGCAATTGGTGCTGGTTTACCTGTAGCAGAAGCTGCGGGTTCAATGGTGATTGATATTGGTGGTGGTACAACAGAAGTTGCAGTGCTTTCATTAAATGGCATCGTACATTCAGCCTCTGTACGTATTGGTGGTGATAAATTTGATGAAGCGATTATTGCTTATGTTCGTCGTCACTATGGATCAGCAATTGGTGAAACAACAGCTGAACGTATCAAGAAAGAAATTGCAACAGCGTATATCCAAAATGAAGATGAAATTCGTACTATTGAAGTTCATGGCCATAATTTAGCAGAAGGCGCACCACGTACCTTTGAATTAAGTTCAAAAGAAGTTTTAGAAGCGATTGAGCAACCATTAAATGGTATTGTTGAAGCGGTTAAAGGTGTTCTAGAACAATGTCCACCAGAGTTGGCTGCAGATATTTTTGCTCGCGGAATGGTATTAACCGGTGGCGGTGCATTATTACAAAATCTTGATGTATTGCTTTCTGAAGCAACAGGTGTTCCTGTTATTGTTGCCGAAGATCCTCTCACTTGTGTTGCACGTGGTGGTGGTAAAGCACTTGAAATGATCGATATGCATGGTGGCGATCTTTTTAGTGACGATAACTAA
- the pntA gene encoding Re/Si-specific NAD(P)(+) transhydrogenase subunit alpha: MLIGVPRELLDGETRVAATPKTVEQIKKLGFEIIIEKDAGFKASFEDNAFAQVGATIGNAKAVWNADIIFKVNAPTDAEIALIKEGATLVSFIWPAQNPELMQKLSAKKINVLAMDAVPRISRAQALDALSSMANIAGYRAVVEAAHEFGSFFTGQITAAGKVPPAKVLVIGAGVAGLAAIGAANSLGAIVRAFDSRPEVKEQVESMGASFLEIDFKEEGGSGDGYAKVMSEEFNRRALALYAEQAKEVDIIITTALIPGKPAPRLITKEMVATMKPGSVIVDLAAATGGNCELTQAGKVVTTENQVKIIGYTDLPGRLPTQSSQLYGTNLVNLLKLLCKEKDGNINIDFEDVVLRGVTVIRDGEVTWPAPPIQVSAQPQQKVAAKPTEKKEEKPADPRIKYGLLALAVIAFLWLASVAPATFLSHFTVFVLSCVVGYYVVWNVSHALHTPLMAVTNAISGIIIVGALLQISQGSFFISILAFIAILVASINIFGGFKVTQRMLAMFRKG, from the coding sequence ATGCTTATTGGTGTACCAAGAGAGCTGTTAGACGGTGAAACTCGAGTGGCGGCAACACCGAAAACCGTTGAACAGATCAAAAAACTTGGTTTTGAAATCATCATCGAAAAAGATGCTGGTTTTAAAGCTAGTTTTGAAGATAACGCATTTGCACAAGTAGGTGCGACGATTGGAAACGCAAAAGCGGTTTGGAATGCGGACATTATTTTTAAAGTCAATGCACCAACAGATGCGGAAATTGCGTTAATCAAGGAAGGGGCAACCCTTGTGAGCTTTATTTGGCCTGCGCAAAATCCTGAATTAATGCAAAAACTTTCTGCGAAGAAAATCAATGTGTTAGCGATGGATGCTGTACCACGTATTTCTCGTGCGCAAGCCCTAGATGCTTTAAGCTCTATGGCGAACATTGCTGGTTATCGTGCTGTTGTTGAAGCTGCTCACGAATTTGGCAGTTTCTTTACAGGTCAAATTACTGCAGCAGGTAAAGTACCACCAGCGAAAGTGCTTGTGATTGGTGCGGGTGTTGCAGGTTTAGCGGCAATCGGTGCGGCAAACAGCCTTGGTGCCATCGTGCGTGCTTTTGACTCTCGTCCTGAAGTAAAAGAGCAAGTAGAATCAATGGGTGCAAGTTTCCTTGAAATTGATTTCAAAGAAGAAGGTGGCAGCGGTGACGGCTATGCGAAAGTAATGTCGGAAGAATTTAACCGCCGTGCATTAGCACTCTATGCTGAACAAGCAAAAGAAGTGGATATTATTATTACCACCGCACTTATCCCGGGTAAACCAGCCCCACGCTTAATTACCAAAGAGATGGTTGCCACAATGAAACCAGGTTCGGTAATTGTGGATTTAGCAGCGGCAACGGGCGGTAACTGCGAATTAACCCAAGCAGGTAAAGTGGTTACCACAGAAAACCAAGTGAAAATTATCGGTTATACCGATTTACCAGGTCGTTTACCAACCCAATCTTCTCAACTTTACGGCACAAACTTAGTCAATCTCTTAAAATTACTTTGCAAAGAGAAAGATGGCAACATCAACATCGACTTTGAAGATGTGGTATTGCGTGGCGTGACCGTAATCCGTGATGGCGAAGTCACTTGGCCAGCGCCACCAATTCAGGTATCTGCACAACCACAACAAAAAGTGGCGGCAAAACCTACTGAGAAAAAAGAAGAAAAACCAGCCGACCCACGCATTAAGTATGGCTTATTAGCCTTAGCAGTGATCGCATTCTTGTGGTTAGCTTCTGTTGCACCTGCAACATTCTTATCTCACTTCACCGTTTTCGTTCTCTCTTGCGTAGTAGGTTACTATGTAGTTTGGAATGTTAGCCACGCATTACATACGCCATTAATGGCAGTAACCAATGCAATTTCAGGTATTATCATTGTCGGTGCATTACTACAAATCTCTCAAGGCAGTTTCTTTATCAGTATTCTTGCCTTTATTGCGATTTTAGTGGCGAGCATCAACATCTTCGGTGGCTTCAAAGTTACCCAAAGAATGTTAGCAATGTTTAGAAAGGGTTAA
- the pntB gene encoding Re/Si-specific NAD(P)(+) transhydrogenase subunit beta — MSLGLVQAAYIVAAVLFIMSLAGLSKHETAKAGCWYGIVGMTIALIATIFGPQSQGTIWILIAMAIGGAIGIRQALKVEMTEMPELVAILHSFVGLAAVLVGFNSYGLAHETDPVLQNIHNVEVFLGIFIGAVTFTGSVVAFGKLRGIINSKALMLPHRHKLNLAALVVSALLMVAFLNNPENIFPVLVMTAIALAFGWHLVASIGGADMPVVVSMLNSYSGWAAAAAGFMLSNDLLIVTGALVGSSGAILSYIMCKAMNRSFISVIAGGFGNDVQVSSDEEQGEHRETTAEEVAELLKNASSVIITPGYGMAVAQAQYPVAEITQKLRDRGVNVRFGIHPVAGRLPGHMNVLLAEAKVPYDVVLEMDEINDDFADTDVVLVIGANDTVNPAAMDDPNSPIAGMPVLEVWKAQNVIVFKRSMAVGYAGVQNPLFFKENTQMLFGDAKERVDDILKAL, encoded by the coding sequence ATGTCTTTAGGTTTAGTACAAGCGGCATATATTGTCGCAGCCGTTCTCTTTATTATGAGCCTTGCAGGGCTTTCTAAACACGAAACGGCAAAAGCAGGTTGTTGGTATGGTATCGTGGGTATGACGATTGCACTAATCGCAACCATTTTTGGACCACAATCACAAGGTACAATTTGGATTTTAATCGCAATGGCAATCGGTGGTGCTATCGGTATTCGTCAAGCATTAAAAGTTGAAATGACCGAAATGCCTGAGCTTGTGGCAATTCTTCACAGCTTCGTAGGTTTAGCGGCGGTATTAGTCGGCTTTAACAGCTACGGTCTTGCACACGAAACAGATCCAGTGCTACAAAATATCCACAATGTTGAAGTATTCCTTGGTATCTTCATCGGTGCAGTCACTTTCACAGGTTCAGTGGTTGCTTTCGGTAAATTACGCGGCATTATCAATTCAAAAGCATTAATGTTGCCACACCGCCACAAATTAAACCTTGCGGCACTTGTGGTTTCTGCACTATTAATGGTTGCTTTCTTAAATAACCCAGAGAATATTTTCCCTGTATTAGTAATGACTGCAATTGCTTTAGCATTCGGTTGGCACTTAGTGGCTTCTATCGGCGGTGCGGATATGCCAGTGGTTGTTTCTATGCTTAACTCTTATTCAGGTTGGGCAGCAGCTGCAGCAGGCTTTATGTTAAGCAATGACTTGCTTATCGTCACAGGGGCATTAGTCGGTTCTTCAGGTGCAATCCTTTCTTACATTATGTGTAAAGCAATGAACCGCTCGTTCATCAGCGTTATCGCAGGTGGCTTTGGTAACGATGTTCAAGTCAGCTCTGATGAAGAACAAGGCGAACACCGTGAAACTACCGCAGAAGAAGTGGCAGAATTACTTAAAAATGCAAGCTCTGTGATCATCACCCCAGGATACGGTATGGCGGTGGCACAGGCACAATATCCTGTCGCTGAAATCACACAAAAATTACGTGACCGTGGCGTCAATGTTCGCTTTGGTATTCACCCAGTTGCAGGACGTTTACCAGGACATATGAACGTATTGCTTGCTGAAGCGAAAGTGCCTTACGACGTAGTATTAGAAATGGACGAAATCAACGATGATTTTGCTGATACTGATGTAGTGTTGGTTATCGGTGCAAACGACACGGTAAACCCAGCAGCAATGGACGATCCAAACAGTCCAATTGCAGGTATGCCTGTACTTGAAGTGTGGAAAGCACAAAATGTTATCGTGTTCAAACGCTCAATGGCTGTAGGTTATGCTGGCGTACAAAACCCACTATTCTTCAAAGAAAACACCCAAATGTTATTTGGTGATGCGAAAGAACGTGTAGACGATATTTTGAAAGCACTTTAA
- a CDS encoding IS256 family transposase, variant Zn-binding type: protein MKGYKIQSITCDGRRGILKDLLNTPTQMCHFHMVAIVMRALRKKHQSMAGKELKIIALTLKQSSKKDFYLRLHHWYLKHKAFLEERSDKPNEKGYYPYKHRNVRSAYHSFKRYMDYLFTYEKYGDLNIEKTTNRLENLFGQLKEKLSHHAGLTKRHKIMFIKDFLNKKSC from the coding sequence ATGAAAGGCTATAAAATTCAATCAATTACCTGTGATGGCAGACGGGGTATATTGAAAGATTTATTGAATACACCGACGCAAATGTGCCATTTTCATATGGTAGCCATTGTGATGAGGGCATTACGAAAAAAGCATCAGTCTATGGCAGGAAAAGAATTAAAAATTATTGCATTGACACTTAAGCAAAGTTCTAAAAAAGACTTCTATTTACGATTACATCATTGGTATTTAAAACATAAAGCATTTTTAGAAGAACGGTCAGATAAGCCGAATGAAAAGGGCTATTATCCTTATAAACATCGGAATGTAAGAAGTGCTTATCATAGTTTTAAACGTTATATGGATTATTTATTTACCTATGAAAAGTATGGCGATTTAAATATCGAAAAAACGACAAATAGACTTGAAAACTTATTTGGACAACTAAAGGAAAAATTATCGCATCATGCAGGATTAACGAAAAGGCATAAGATTATGTTTATAAAGGATTTTTTAAATAAAAAGAGTTGCTAA
- a CDS encoding IS1/IS1595 family N-terminal zinc-binding domain-containing protein: MNYEPKKCHFCHSSDIRKHGIRNNIQRYKCNACNKTFTLKKKLNPINIWNDYSIGKQTYKQLAEKYHCSIRTIQRYLEKAPKTALNPPLSRYLNIIADTTFFGREFGILVLIDSLSKKVVYHRVIKTEKDV, from the coding sequence TTGAATTATGAACCCAAAAAATGTCATTTTTGCCACAGTAGCGACATTCGCAAACATGGTATAAGAAATAATATTCAACGCTATAAATGCAATGCCTGTAATAAAACATTTACCCTTAAAAAGAAATTAAATCCAATAAATATTTGGAATGATTATTCAATAGGAAAACAAACCTATAAACAACTTGCCGAAAAATATCATTGTTCAATTAGAACAATTCAAAGATATCTCGAAAAAGCCCCTAAAACAGCATTAAATCCACCACTATCACGTTATTTGAATATTATTGCGGATACCACCTTCTTTGGTCGTGAATTTGGTATTTTAGTCTTGATAGATTCGCTTTCTAAAAAAGTGGTTTACCATCGTGTCATCAAAACGGAAAAAGATGTTTAA
- a CDS encoding monovalent cation:proton antiporter-2 (CPA2) family protein has translation MAAEGASQLVSVVTLLGAAIIAVPIFKRLGLGSVLGYLAAGLAIGPFGLKLFSDPQSIIHVAELGVVMFLFIIGLEMKPSHLWGLRRQIFGLGSMQVVVCAILLTFVGMSFGYSWQVSFVGGAGFVLTSTAIVMQVLSERGDIATPRGQKMVSILLFEDLIIVPLLAIVTFLAPTDPNHIADTQPVWQKIGIAGLSVTALVVVGIWVLNPLFRLLAKTKIRELMTAAALFVVLGSALLMEEGGLSTAMGAFVAGVLLSESSFRHQLEADIEPFRGLLLGLFFLGVGMALDLNVVFENWALILSAVIAMMVVKSLCIFVIAKLMKSTNSVAADRAVIMAQGGEFAFVLYAAATAQGVISLEEQANLTAIVVLSMIFAPITIILHNKFVAPRLVDKVGERADDHIEEQHPVILVGIGRYGQIVNHVLTMSGYHPTIIDLNESQVEGAKKYGIKSYYGNATRPEILHNAGIETAELLIVAVDDKDQATHIVELARSMNPNIKIIARAYDRVHVFELYKAGADKQVRETFDSALRSGRAALKMLGIEEEVADEICDYYFERDRHRVKLMAEVYDPKLELFKNEEMRKIALAEDQETMLEIQNILERAKESKE, from the coding sequence ATGGCAGCAGAAGGTGCTAGTCAATTAGTGAGTGTCGTTACACTCTTAGGAGCTGCAATTATTGCCGTTCCTATTTTTAAACGTTTAGGATTAGGCTCTGTTCTAGGATATTTAGCCGCAGGCTTAGCCATTGGACCTTTTGGTTTAAAACTATTTTCCGATCCACAGTCGATTATTCATGTGGCTGAATTAGGTGTTGTGATGTTCCTTTTCATTATTGGTTTGGAAATGAAACCATCACATTTATGGGGATTACGCCGTCAGATTTTCGGTTTAGGTAGTATGCAAGTGGTTGTTTGTGCAATTTTGCTAACCTTTGTCGGAATGAGTTTTGGCTACTCTTGGCAAGTATCCTTTGTTGGTGGAGCAGGATTTGTTTTAACTTCTACAGCGATTGTCATGCAAGTCTTGAGTGAACGTGGCGATATTGCCACCCCAAGAGGGCAAAAAATGGTGTCGATCTTGCTTTTCGAAGATCTCATTATTGTTCCGTTACTTGCGATTGTCACATTCTTAGCACCAACAGATCCAAACCATATTGCAGATACTCAACCAGTATGGCAAAAAATTGGGATTGCTGGATTATCCGTTACCGCATTAGTCGTTGTCGGAATTTGGGTGCTTAATCCACTTTTCCGCTTACTTGCGAAAACTAAAATTCGTGAATTAATGACCGCAGCCGCACTCTTTGTTGTTTTAGGCTCTGCGTTATTAATGGAAGAAGGTGGATTATCAACCGCAATGGGCGCATTTGTCGCAGGCGTTTTACTCTCTGAGTCAAGTTTTCGTCATCAGTTAGAAGCGGACATTGAACCATTTAGAGGATTATTGCTCGGTCTATTCTTCCTCGGCGTAGGTATGGCGCTAGACTTGAATGTTGTATTTGAAAACTGGGCGCTAATTCTATCTGCTGTGATTGCAATGATGGTAGTTAAATCGCTTTGTATTTTTGTGATTGCAAAACTTATGAAAAGTACAAATAGTGTTGCGGCAGATAGAGCTGTCATTATGGCGCAAGGTGGAGAATTTGCCTTCGTATTATATGCAGCAGCAACGGCACAAGGGGTTATTTCACTAGAAGAGCAAGCAAATCTAACGGCGATTGTCGTACTTTCAATGATTTTTGCACCAATTACGATCATTTTACATAATAAATTTGTCGCTCCACGCTTAGTAGATAAAGTCGGAGAGCGAGCCGATGATCATATTGAAGAACAGCATCCTGTTATTCTGGTGGGAATTGGTCGTTATGGACAAATTGTAAATCACGTATTAACCATGTCAGGTTACCACCCGACTATTATTGATTTGAATGAATCTCAAGTAGAGGGAGCTAAAAAATATGGTATTAAAAGCTACTATGGAAATGCAACTCGACCAGAGATATTACATAATGCAGGTATTGAAACAGCCGAATTACTGATTGTTGCAGTAGATGATAAAGATCAAGCAACACATATTGTCGAATTAGCTCGTTCAATGAATCCAAATATTAAAATTATTGCACGTGCTTATGACCGTGTTCATGTCTTTGAACTCTATAAAGCAGGGGCAGATAAGCAAGTTCGAGAAACCTTTGATTCTGCTTTGCGTAGCGGACGTGCTGCATTAAAAATGTTAGGCATTGAAGAAGAGGTTGCGGATGAAATTTGCGATTATTACTTTGAGCGAGATCGTCATCGGGTGAAATTAATGGCAGAAGTGTACGATCCGAAATTAGAACTCTTTAAAAACGAAGAGATGCGGAAAATTGCACTTGCTGAAGATCAAGAAACTATGCTTGAAATCCAAAATATTTTGGAAAGAGCAAAAGAAAGTAAAGAATAA
- a CDS encoding pirin family protein, translating into MKKLMNIRRAPAKHWVGDGFEVQSMFGYHDKGENLSPFLLMDYNPPRYFEPNREYGPRGVGEHPHRGFETVTVAYQGEVSHSDSYGGGGTIGTGDVQWMTAGSGLMHQEFHSEKFSKEGGMFEMVQLWVNLPAKDKMTTPKYQAITSAEIPVVEFADNAGYARLIAGELNGIKGSVTTFTPINMWDVRLNAGKTNLFAVPESHNLIILVLDGEIKVNGKDVVGRSELATFASGGADVELTALADAKILILSGEPINEPIVGYGPFVMNTEAEIIQAMRDVQAGKFGSIAQH; encoded by the coding sequence ATGAAAAAATTAATGAATATTCGTCGTGCACCAGCAAAACATTGGGTAGGGGATGGTTTTGAAGTTCAATCTATGTTTGGTTACCACGATAAAGGTGAAAATTTAAGCCCATTCTTACTTATGGATTATAATCCGCCACGTTACTTTGAGCCAAATCGTGAGTATGGCCCACGTGGTGTAGGCGAACACCCTCACCGTGGTTTTGAAACAGTTACTGTGGCTTATCAAGGTGAAGTTTCTCATAGTGATTCTTATGGTGGTGGCGGTACTATTGGTACAGGTGATGTGCAATGGATGACCGCAGGCTCAGGTTTAATGCATCAAGAATTCCATTCTGAGAAATTCTCAAAAGAGGGTGGAATGTTTGAAATGGTGCAACTTTGGGTTAATTTACCAGCAAAAGACAAAATGACAACGCCGAAATATCAAGCAATTACCTCAGCAGAAATTCCAGTTGTGGAATTTGCAGATAACGCTGGTTATGCTAGATTAATTGCAGGCGAGTTAAATGGCATAAAAGGTTCAGTAACAACTTTTACGCCAATTAATATGTGGGATGTTCGTTTAAATGCAGGTAAAACAAATTTATTTGCAGTACCTGAATCACACAACCTTATCATCTTAGTTTTAGATGGTGAAATTAAGGTGAATGGTAAAGATGTTGTAGGACGTAGTGAATTAGCTACTTTTGCTTCTGGTGGAGCAGATGTCGAATTAACGGCATTAGCCGATGCGAAAATCTTGATTTTGAGCGGTGAGCCAATCAATGAGCCTATTGTAGGTTATGGTCCATTTGTAATGAATACGGAAGCAGAGATTATCCAAGCAATGCGTGATGTTCAAGCTGGAAAATTTGGTTCTATTGCACAACATTAA
- a CDS encoding pirin-like C-terminal cupin domain-containing protein, with amino-acid sequence MQFKQAQTFDIETVPTFEYGILVLKGEVKVNGVTYQADELAVLFDCQNATGELDLWAEEGTHIMLLGGEPLPHPTVIWWNFVADSVEALEEAVSDWNSGHARFGNINLEGTVLKRLPAPSVPEKLKA; translated from the coding sequence ATGCAATTTAAGCAAGCTCAAACTTTTGACATTGAAACTGTACCTACTTTTGAATACGGTATTTTGGTCTTAAAAGGCGAAGTCAAGGTGAATGGCGTGACTTATCAAGCCGATGAGCTAGCAGTGTTATTTGATTGCCAAAATGCAACGGGTGAATTAGATCTTTGGGCGGAAGAAGGTACGCATATTATGTTACTTGGCGGAGAACCACTGCCACATCCAACAGTGATTTGGTGGAACTTTGTCGCTGATAGTGTAGAAGCCTTAGAAGAAGCCGTATCTGATTGGAATAGCGGTCATGCTCGTTTTGGAAATATCAATTTAGAAGGTACCGTACTAAAACGTTTACCTGCACCATCGGTACCAGAAAAATTGAAAGCATAA
- a CDS encoding IS30-like element ISApl1 family transposase: MMSTSYRHLTINEREKIMILLAQGKKQAEIAKALGRSSSTISRELKRHALESYSATNAQNSYLKHRQNSKAQRKLEQPEYFNLVQEKFLTENWSPEQISARLKLEKSELSISYSTIYRGIYSGLFDIGERKASRKLRHKGKTRHTKNHHEKRGKIQISNHLNDRPISAQNRSRFGHWEADTVLGKAGGACLLTLTERKSRFELVKKIPAKKAEAVQKAMIELLDSHILRSITPDRGKEFAQHRLVTEALGVEFYFPEPHQPWTRGTNENTNGLLREYFPKHQDINQWSEVDIQQVVNKLNLRPRKCLGWKTPYEVYFKKTLHLV; encoded by the coding sequence ATGATGAGTACTTCCTACCGACATCTTACAATAAACGAGCGAGAAAAGATAATGATTTTACTCGCACAGGGCAAAAAACAAGCAGAAATTGCCAAAGCACTGGGACGTAGCTCCAGCACCATTTCTCGCGAGCTGAAACGACACGCTCTAGAAAGCTACAGTGCAACGAACGCACAAAACAGCTATTTGAAGCATCGTCAAAACAGCAAAGCACAGCGCAAATTAGAGCAGCCTGAATATTTCAATTTGGTGCAAGAAAAGTTTCTGACAGAAAACTGGTCGCCCGAACAAATCAGCGCACGATTAAAATTGGAAAAATCTGAATTATCCATTAGTTATTCAACCATTTATCGTGGTATTTATTCAGGGTTGTTTGATATAGGCGAACGCAAAGCCAGTCGCAAACTGCGCCACAAAGGCAAAACACGGCATACAAAAAATCATCATGAAAAACGTGGCAAAATTCAGATATCCAACCATTTGAACGACCGTCCCATTTCGGCGCAAAATCGCAGTCGCTTTGGGCATTGGGAAGCCGATACCGTACTGGGTAAAGCGGGTGGAGCTTGTTTGCTGACGCTGACGGAACGCAAAAGTCGTTTTGAGTTGGTGAAGAAAATTCCTGCCAAAAAAGCCGAAGCAGTCCAAAAAGCCATGATTGAATTGCTGGATTCACATATATTGCGGTCAATTACGCCAGACCGTGGTAAAGAATTTGCCCAACATCGTTTGGTAACAGAAGCACTGGGTGTAGAATTTTACTTCCCCGAGCCGCATCAACCGTGGACACGGGGAACGAATGAAAATACAAATGGGTTACTTCGTGAATACTTTCCGAAGCACCAAGACATCAATCAGTGGAGCGAAGTTGATATTCAACAGGTGGTCAATAAACTGAATTTACGACCACGTAAATGTTTAGGTTGGAAAACACCTTATGAAGTTTACTTCAAAAAAACGTTGCACTTGGTTTGA
- the sixA gene encoding phosphohistidine phosphatase SixA → MNIWVMRHGEASFQAKTDNERPLTENGHQMAFEQGMKLGNIFNNQQVKLDKILVSPYLRTQQTMENVLRGIQAVGSMQSFANIQETWDEITPAGDPDVVMDYLHFLREEGAQNVLIISHLPLVFDLVYALTKQNVNFYPAVVAEIVWESAIPTLRDTFNP, encoded by the coding sequence ATGAATATTTGGGTAATGCGTCACGGTGAAGCGAGTTTTCAGGCAAAAACTGACAATGAAAGACCCTTAACGGAAAATGGTCATCAAATGGCGTTTGAACAAGGGATGAAATTGGGGAATATATTTAATAATCAACAGGTTAAATTAGATAAGATTCTGGTAAGCCCTTACCTTAGAACGCAACAAACGATGGAAAATGTATTGAGGGGAATACAAGCGGTCGGTTCTATGCAAAGTTTTGCAAATATTCAAGAAACTTGGGATGAAATTACGCCAGCTGGAGATCCTGATGTTGTGATGGATTATTTGCATTTTTTACGAGAAGAAGGCGCTCAAAATGTATTGATTATTTCACATTTACCCCTTGTCTTTGACCTAGTCTATGCGCTAACAAAGCAGAATGTGAATTTTTACCCTGCGGTAGTGGCTGAAATAGTATGGGAAAGCGCAATTCCTACTTTAAGAGATACCTTTAATCCCTAA